A single window of Tuberibacillus sp. Marseille-P3662 DNA harbors:
- a CDS encoding enoyl-CoA hydratase-related protein, with the protein MDNQIVFLDKSNEVATIYINRSEKRNALSYEMWLKISELVEQCRVDPDIKVVIFRGVDRTAFSAGADISEFKTLRYSAEGADKYNRATLEAEKAIKQLTKPTIAMVQGYCVGGGCEISIACDFRFSDTNGRFGITPAKLGLVYNLPGTKNLMDLVGPAKTKDILYTGRLLEADEALSIGLIDRVYGPDDIEDKTYEYAYMICRNAQFAVRGSKVVINKALEGEVEDTDEIADLVLDSFETDDYKEGVKSFLEKRKPNFQYS; encoded by the coding sequence ATGGACAATCAGATTGTCTTTTTAGATAAAAGTAATGAAGTCGCTACCATATATATTAATCGGTCAGAAAAAAGGAATGCGTTAAGCTATGAAATGTGGCTTAAAATTTCTGAATTGGTCGAACAATGTCGAGTTGATCCTGATATCAAAGTCGTCATTTTTCGGGGCGTTGATCGTACCGCCTTTTCTGCAGGCGCCGATATCAGTGAATTTAAGACATTGCGTTATAGTGCAGAAGGAGCTGACAAATATAACAGGGCAACCCTGGAAGCAGAAAAAGCCATTAAGCAATTAACTAAGCCGACGATCGCGATGGTTCAGGGTTATTGCGTCGGGGGCGGATGCGAAATTTCCATTGCCTGTGATTTCCGCTTCTCAGATACTAACGGTCGGTTCGGTATCACACCGGCAAAATTGGGTTTAGTCTATAATCTTCCCGGCACGAAAAATTTAATGGACTTAGTGGGTCCGGCAAAAACAAAGGATATTCTGTATACTGGCCGTCTTCTGGAAGCTGATGAGGCCTTGAGTATTGGGCTCATTGACCGTGTTTATGGCCCGGATGACATCGAGGATAAAACCTATGAATATGCTTATATGATCTGCCGTAATGCCCAGTTTGCTGTGAGAGGCTCCAAGGTTGTTATCAATAAAGCACTAGAGGGTGAAGTGGAAGATACTGATGAGATTGCGGATCTCGTTCTTGATTCGTTTGAAACCGATGATTACAAGGAAGGCGTTAAATCATTTTTGGAGAAACGGAAGCCAAATTTCCAATATTCATAA
- a CDS encoding CaiB/BaiF CoA transferase family protein, with protein sequence MLALEGIRVLDASQIMAGPYCTMVLSDMGADVTKIEKINGGDDSRQMGPYVNGESTCFFQINRNKKSVGLNLKDDQGKAIFYQLIKESDVFVENYRPGVTKSLGIDYDTVKEINPGIIYCSISGYGQTGPYSHKGGFDLVAQGMSGIMSMTGEPGKRPQKSGIAVYDIGAGITAVYSILAAYIHKTKTGKGQLVDVSLAESGLPWFTWEAAAYFANGTIPEPTGWRHRVSAPYQALKTNDGYIMLGCANQRTWEKFCHHVIEQPQWIEDDRFLTNTDRHHNVEALEALIEQILVNQDSIYWLDKCEDAGVPAGPINNFAEAVQDPHYNERDMIQELDHPVMGKMKTIGIPSKFSETPGKISTPAPTLGQHTEEVLASLGIEKEQFEQLREQKVVTDSTFDNTLN encoded by the coding sequence ATGTTAGCTTTAGAAGGTATTCGTGTTCTTGACGCCTCACAGATCATGGCAGGTCCGTATTGTACCATGGTGCTTTCTGATATGGGAGCCGATGTGACAAAAATAGAAAAAATCAATGGTGGCGATGATTCTCGTCAAATGGGTCCCTATGTTAATGGAGAATCAACGTGCTTCTTTCAAATTAATCGCAATAAAAAGAGTGTCGGCCTTAATTTAAAAGATGATCAAGGGAAGGCCATCTTTTATCAACTCATTAAAGAGTCAGATGTCTTTGTTGAAAACTATCGTCCGGGTGTGACGAAGTCGTTAGGTATTGATTATGACACCGTCAAAGAAATCAATCCTGGCATTATCTATTGTTCCATTTCGGGTTATGGGCAAACGGGTCCTTATTCGCACAAGGGAGGCTTCGACCTTGTCGCACAAGGGATGAGCGGCATCATGAGTATGACAGGGGAACCAGGCAAACGGCCGCAGAAATCAGGGATCGCTGTTTATGATATTGGTGCAGGTATAACGGCTGTTTATTCAATTCTAGCAGCCTATATCCATAAGACAAAGACAGGAAAGGGTCAACTCGTGGATGTTTCACTCGCCGAATCAGGATTACCATGGTTCACATGGGAAGCGGCCGCTTATTTCGCTAATGGTACCATTCCTGAACCCACTGGGTGGCGGCATAGAGTTTCAGCTCCATATCAGGCACTTAAAACAAACGATGGTTATATCATGCTAGGTTGTGCTAACCAGAGAACTTGGGAGAAGTTTTGCCATCACGTCATTGAGCAACCTCAGTGGATTGAAGATGATCGCTTTTTAACCAATACCGATCGACATCATAATGTTGAAGCGTTAGAAGCACTCATAGAACAGATCTTAGTGAACCAAGATTCAATTTATTGGTTAGATAAATGCGAAGATGCAGGTGTTCCCGCGGGGCCAATTAATAATTTTGCGGAAGCTGTCCAAGATCCGCATTATAATGAACGGGATATGATTCAGGAGCTAGATCATCCTGTGATGGGTAAAATGAAGACCATTGGTATACCATCCAAGTTTTCCGAAACACCAGGTAAAATCAGTACTCCTGCACCGACACTTGGTCAACATACCGAAGAAGTGTTAGCTTCTTTAGGTATTGAAAAGGAACAATTTGAACAATTACGGGAGCAAAAAGTGGTCACTGACAGTACTTTCGACAACACTTTAAATTAA
- a CDS encoding gamma carbonic anhydrase family protein: MIYSYNEKEPHIHSSAYIAPGAHIIGDVVMEDNTTVWFNAVLRGDHERITIGKGSNVQDGTVVHVDEGYPLTIGRQATIGHNVTLHGCEVKDGALIGMGATVLNGAVIGEGALVAAGALVPEGKVIEPGMLAAGVPARAVRRLSDENIERIAKGAQIYIDSGQHYKQEGIIDPSLQDD; the protein is encoded by the coding sequence ATGATTTATTCTTATAATGAGAAAGAACCACACATCCATTCATCGGCTTATATTGCTCCTGGCGCCCATATTATTGGTGATGTCGTTATGGAAGACAATACGACGGTTTGGTTTAATGCTGTTTTACGAGGAGATCATGAAAGAATTACCATAGGAAAAGGCTCTAATGTGCAAGATGGCACCGTCGTCCATGTGGATGAAGGGTATCCGCTAACCATTGGAAGACAAGCTACGATTGGACATAATGTGACATTGCATGGATGTGAAGTCAAGGATGGTGCTTTAATTGGCATGGGGGCTACCGTCCTTAACGGAGCCGTTATAGGTGAAGGTGCTTTGGTTGCCGCTGGTGCATTGGTACCTGAAGGAAAAGTGATCGAGCCCGGAATGTTAGCTGCCGGAGTACCTGCTAGAGCTGTGCGCAGGCTTTCTGATGAAAATATAGAGCGTATAGCCAAAGGGGCGCAAATCTATATCGATAGCGGTCAGCACTATAAGCAAGAAGGTATCATCGATCCATCACTTCAGGATGACTGA
- the larC gene encoding nickel pincer cofactor biosynthesis protein LarC: protein MKTLYFDCFSGISGDMTIGALIDAGADPYKMADELKKLAIQDEYELSWQTVNKNGITSTTFDVILSESHDSHHHGHHHHRHHHRHYSDIVDMIHHADFDETSQQLALAMFKVIGEAEGKIHGIPLENVHFHEVGSIDSIIDIVGTALLISQIQPDYIMSSSIPPGYGSVHIDHGIYPVPAPATLEILKGIPLQSKDVCAELTTPTGAAMISVLVDQYGPFPSITTDHIGYGAGTKTFDTHPNVLRIVIGH from the coding sequence ATGAAGACGCTCTACTTTGATTGTTTTTCTGGCATCAGTGGAGACATGACGATTGGTGCTTTGATTGATGCTGGGGCCGATCCATATAAGATGGCAGATGAATTGAAGAAACTCGCGATCCAGGATGAATATGAGTTATCCTGGCAAACGGTGAATAAGAATGGCATCACGAGTACGACATTCGATGTCATATTGAGTGAATCCCATGACTCCCACCATCATGGTCACCATCATCATAGGCACCATCATAGACATTATAGCGATATTGTTGACATGATCCATCACGCTGATTTTGATGAGACGAGTCAACAATTGGCTCTCGCTATGTTCAAAGTTATTGGTGAAGCCGAAGGTAAAATACATGGTATACCGCTTGAAAATGTTCATTTCCACGAAGTTGGCAGCATTGATTCTATCATCGATATTGTTGGAACGGCCCTGTTAATCAGTCAAATTCAACCGGATTATATCATGTCGTCATCTATACCACCGGGGTATGGCAGCGTCCATATTGACCATGGTATATACCCGGTACCGGCCCCGGCTACGTTGGAAATTTTGAAGGGAATTCCCCTTCAATCGAAAGACGTCTGTGCTGAGTTAACAACGCCAACGGGAGCTGCGATGATTTCTGTTCTTGTTGATCAATATGGTCCGTTTCCGTCAATAACGACAGATCACATTGGTTATGGAGCTGGAACGAAAACGTTTGATACGCATCCCAACGTTTTAAGGATCGTCATCGGTCATTAA
- a CDS encoding GntR family transcriptional regulator produces the protein MSELSVSQPLYQQAYEKIKQTILTGEISPGSKVVVTKLAEAYQISRTPLREALRQLQNEGLLIQDQSGTSVVQLDRKDYEELCHCRLILERQIIQLVVNEIEEEKVAEAEEVVNKAEQLVDSGKHLDILKYNTRFHEILIHSCSNRRLIQLLEQVRSLLLIYRANILKYREHNLNINQEHREIFEAVKERDVSRAVEAIECHLKNDQNRGSGVFEKS, from the coding sequence ATGAGCGAACTGTCTGTGTCACAGCCATTATATCAACAAGCGTATGAAAAAATTAAACAAACCATTCTTACTGGTGAAATCAGTCCGGGATCTAAGGTTGTTGTAACGAAATTGGCTGAGGCGTATCAAATCAGTCGCACACCTCTCAGAGAGGCGCTCCGTCAACTTCAAAACGAGGGGCTGCTTATACAAGATCAATCGGGGACATCGGTTGTTCAATTGGATCGAAAAGATTATGAAGAGTTATGTCACTGTCGGCTAATTTTGGAAAGACAGATTATTCAATTAGTTGTCAATGAGATTGAAGAGGAGAAGGTCGCTGAGGCCGAGGAAGTCGTCAATAAGGCTGAACAGTTAGTTGATTCAGGGAAACATCTGGATATATTAAAGTATAACACTCGGTTCCATGAAATTTTGATTCACTCATGTTCTAACAGAAGGCTCATTCAATTGTTAGAGCAAGTCCGTTCCCTACTGTTAATATATCGGGCTAATATTCTTAAGTATAGAGAACACAATTTAAATATTAATCAAGAACATAGAGAAATATTTGAAGCTGTTAAAGAAAGAGATGTGAGCAGAGCAGTAGAAGCGATTGAATGTCATTTAAAGAATGACCAAAATCGTGGAAGCGGCGTGTTCGAAAAAAGTTGA
- a CDS encoding TRAP transporter substrate-binding protein, which translates to MKKLAFFLVLTMMVFIILAGCGDEHAGSGASQGKTITLKVANYFAASHPQNVALKEKFKPLVEEQSNGKIKVEIYPNNELGAEQEFYDGVRNGTIEMGIPGMIMQNTLPKMGVPEWPFLFEDFEHAKKVLTGDLGDELLTNLEDKHGVHPLAWSANGFRMFSSRDPVKSMEDFDELRLRMPKIDSYIDVGKSLGANVTPMPISEVFSALEQGVIDGQDNPIATVRASKWYEVQGYELESRHMFSPNLYIINSQFWNGLSDKQQRIIQKAATKSANYEWQLLSKSYQEDKAFLKKHGMKFVTPSKAFKQKMKEAVQPLYEEHYQEYPWAKDLVNRIKKAAD; encoded by the coding sequence ATGAAAAAACTGGCTTTTTTTCTTGTACTAACGATGATGGTATTTATTATTCTTGCAGGTTGTGGAGATGAGCATGCGGGGTCTGGGGCATCTCAAGGCAAAACGATCACCTTAAAGGTGGCCAATTACTTTGCGGCTAGTCATCCACAAAACGTCGCCTTGAAGGAAAAATTCAAGCCTTTAGTTGAAGAGCAATCGAATGGAAAAATCAAGGTGGAAATATATCCTAATAATGAATTAGGGGCTGAGCAGGAATTTTATGATGGTGTTCGTAACGGAACAATTGAAATGGGTATTCCTGGTATGATTATGCAGAATACGTTACCCAAAATGGGGGTTCCCGAATGGCCATTTTTATTTGAAGACTTTGAACATGCCAAAAAAGTATTAACTGGAGACCTTGGAGATGAACTTTTAACCAATTTAGAGGACAAACACGGTGTTCATCCTTTGGCCTGGAGTGCAAATGGGTTTAGGATGTTTTCAAGCCGTGATCCAGTTAAAAGCATGGAAGACTTTGATGAGCTTCGTTTAAGAATGCCGAAAATTGATTCGTATATTGACGTGGGAAAATCTCTAGGGGCAAATGTAACGCCCATGCCTATTTCTGAAGTCTTCTCAGCATTAGAACAAGGTGTTATTGATGGGCAGGATAATCCGATTGCAACGGTTCGGGCATCAAAGTGGTATGAAGTTCAAGGGTATGAATTAGAATCGCGTCATATGTTTAGCCCAAACTTGTACATTATTAATAGTCAGTTTTGGAATGGACTGTCAGACAAACAACAAAGGATCATTCAAAAGGCAGCGACAAAATCAGCCAATTATGAGTGGCAACTTTTATCTAAAAGTTATCAAGAAGATAAAGCATTCTTGAAAAAACATGGGATGAAGTTTGTTACACCGAGCAAAGCGTTCAAGCAAAAAATGAAGGAAGCGGTCCAGCCGCTTTATGAAGAACACTATCAAGAGTACCCATGGGCAAAGGATTTAGTTAATAGAATCAAAAAGGCTGCGGATTAA
- a CDS encoding TRAP transporter large permease, translating to MALSLFLGSLFGALAIGVPIAFALIVSAIALMYLLGMFDSQIIAQNLINGANSFSLMAIPFFILAGELMNAGGISRRVVNFAMALVGHIRGGLGFVAIIASILFAGLSGSAVADTAALGAILIPMMTARSYNRSRSTGLVAAAGIIAVVIPPSIPMILFGVTGNVSISQLFMGGIVPGIMLALGLGIVWYFISKKSDESDLPERKSLKEVWEATRPTLWALTLPIIIIGGIRGGIFTPTEASVVAVFFALVIGVFVYRELKISDLYDVFLSAAKTTSVVMLVAAAAIVAAWLITVAHVPQDMAHLLEPFMDSRIQLMLVISILILAVGCVMDLTPAILIFTPVLLPIAEMAHIDPVYFGIVIIINLSVGLITPPVGTVLYVACGISKISIVELTKGIWPFLLVHIVVLFLLVMFPQIVTVPLGWFT from the coding sequence ATGGCATTAAGTTTATTCTTAGGATCGCTTTTTGGCGCATTAGCCATCGGTGTACCTATAGCTTTTGCGTTAATTGTCAGCGCAATCGCATTAATGTACTTACTGGGAATGTTCGATAGTCAAATTATTGCACAGAATTTAATTAATGGAGCCAACAGTTTTTCATTAATGGCCATTCCTTTTTTTATTCTAGCTGGAGAACTGATGAATGCTGGAGGGATTTCTAGAAGAGTTGTTAATTTTGCAATGGCGTTAGTCGGACATATTAGAGGCGGACTCGGATTTGTGGCTATTATTGCGAGTATTCTGTTTGCTGGACTATCAGGGTCCGCTGTTGCGGATACAGCAGCATTAGGGGCTATTCTTATCCCAATGATGACCGCACGAAGTTATAACAGGTCAAGATCTACAGGTTTGGTCGCGGCAGCGGGGATTATAGCCGTTGTTATCCCGCCGAGTATACCTATGATATTATTCGGTGTCACTGGCAATGTGTCGATTTCACAATTATTTATGGGCGGGATTGTTCCGGGAATCATGTTAGCTCTAGGTTTAGGTATTGTATGGTATTTCATTTCTAAAAAAAGTGATGAAAGCGATTTACCTGAGCGAAAAAGTCTTAAGGAAGTTTGGGAAGCCACGAGACCGACGCTTTGGGCTTTAACATTGCCGATTATAATTATAGGCGGGATTCGCGGAGGTATTTTTACACCGACAGAGGCGTCTGTGGTTGCTGTTTTTTTTGCATTAGTCATAGGTGTATTTGTCTATCGAGAACTAAAAATAAGTGACTTATACGACGTTTTTTTATCTGCTGCCAAGACTACGAGTGTTGTTATGTTAGTCGCAGCAGCAGCTATAGTGGCTGCTTGGCTAATTACAGTAGCCCATGTCCCACAAGATATGGCGCATTTATTAGAACCGTTCATGGATAGCAGGATTCAATTAATGCTTGTCATTTCCATTCTCATTCTAGCGGTGGGTTGTGTCATGGACCTCACCCCAGCTATTTTAATATTTACACCCGTACTTCTCCCGATCGCTGAAATGGCCCATATTGATCCTGTCTATTTTGGGATTGTGATCATCATAAACCTCAGCGTTGGGTTAATCACGCCACCCGTGGGAACCGTTCTATATGTAGCCTGCGGTATTAGTAAAATAAGTATAGTGGAATTGACGAAGGGGATTTGGCCCTTCTTGTTGGTCCATATCGTTGTTCTCTTTTTACTTGTTATGTTTCCACAAATTGTGACCGTTCCGTTAGGCTGGTTTACTTAA
- a CDS encoding tripartite tricarboxylate transporter permease produces MIEGLLGGLGSVFQPIHLVMLFLGIFLGFLGGAIPGISGTMLVIILLPLSYGLDPGSAFLLLTAIYATSVFSGSISAILFRTPGAPEAVATVFDGYTMAKKGQPGKALGTSIFSSAIGGIIGTIILIFLTPLLASIALEFASPEYFALALLALTVVASLSGGNIVKGAIGVLFGLFIATIGIDPISGASRFTFGSNSLMAGLDFIPILIGLFAISEVLRKAQENHSLGKLMKKISTRLPDKKVVKKIRGIIGRSSILGVFIGILPGVGATTASMLSYSANVRWSKKPKQYGTGIPEGIAAPESANNSAAMGAMVPLLALGIPGSATTAVLLGAFILHGIQPGPLLFSNETTLVYTIFVGLLLANIAIILLAKPFIKGFSQIAKVPYYIIGPLIIIFCMIGSYAVRNSMLDVWVMVGFGILGYLLEKADFPLAPIVLGVVLGPLTEEQFRRSLRMSNGDFSIFFTQPISAVLLVLCLISVLFPIINNFRKKRQATSSIDSDETISQ; encoded by the coding sequence ATGATTGAAGGTTTGCTCGGCGGACTAGGCAGTGTCTTTCAACCTATCCATTTAGTCATGTTGTTTTTAGGAATTTTTCTTGGATTTTTAGGGGGGGCTATCCCGGGGATTAGTGGCACCATGTTAGTGATTATTCTGTTACCACTATCTTACGGATTGGATCCGGGTTCTGCATTTTTGTTGTTAACAGCTATTTATGCAACTTCTGTTTTTTCAGGTTCAATCAGTGCCATATTATTTAGAACACCGGGGGCACCCGAAGCTGTGGCTACAGTGTTTGATGGATATACGATGGCCAAAAAGGGGCAACCAGGAAAGGCCCTAGGGACTTCTATATTCAGTTCGGCCATTGGCGGGATTATAGGAACGATCATTTTGATATTCTTAACGCCCCTGTTAGCCTCAATAGCTCTTGAATTTGCTTCACCGGAATATTTCGCCTTAGCATTGCTAGCTTTAACCGTTGTTGCATCATTAAGTGGTGGCAACATTGTTAAGGGGGCAATCGGTGTTTTATTTGGGTTATTTATTGCTACGATTGGTATTGATCCGATTTCAGGTGCAAGTCGTTTTACCTTTGGATCAAATAGTTTAATGGCGGGGCTGGATTTTATTCCTATATTAATTGGACTATTTGCTATATCTGAAGTCTTAAGGAAGGCACAAGAAAATCATTCGTTAGGCAAACTTATGAAAAAGATATCAACTCGTTTACCTGATAAAAAAGTTGTGAAAAAAATTCGAGGCATTATTGGTCGATCATCTATCTTGGGTGTTTTTATCGGTATTTTGCCGGGCGTTGGTGCAACAACAGCCTCCATGCTGAGTTATAGTGCTAATGTTCGCTGGTCAAAGAAGCCTAAACAATACGGTACAGGCATTCCAGAGGGCATTGCAGCACCGGAATCGGCAAATAATTCTGCAGCCATGGGGGCGATGGTACCTTTACTGGCTCTTGGTATACCTGGGAGTGCGACGACGGCTGTTCTTCTAGGTGCCTTTATATTACATGGGATTCAACCAGGCCCGCTCTTATTTTCGAACGAGACAACACTCGTCTATACCATTTTTGTCGGGCTGTTATTGGCTAATATTGCTATTATTTTATTGGCGAAGCCATTTATCAAGGGCTTTTCGCAAATTGCTAAAGTGCCTTACTATATCATTGGTCCGCTCATCATTATTTTTTGTATGATTGGATCATATGCTGTTCGTAACTCGATGCTTGATGTTTGGGTGATGGTCGGTTTCGGTATCTTAGGGTATTTGTTAGAGAAAGCTGATTTTCCGCTTGCTCCTATTGTGTTAGGCGTTGTTTTAGGGCCTTTGACAGAAGAACAATTTCGACGTTCTTTGCGCATGTCCAATGGGGATTTCAGTATTTTCTTCACACAACCCATTAGTGCAGTTTTATTAGTACTGTGCCTAATAAGTGTTCTCTTCCCTATCATCAATAACTTTCGAAAAAAGAGACAAGCGACTTCTTCTATTGATTCGGATGAGACTATAAGTCAATAA
- a CDS encoding TRAP transporter small permease — MLNKTGKVLYHTLGITIFICITVMFVLVFANVILRYVFNSGITWSSELSRYLFVWLVFLGAIAALKDNMHLSMDIVTDLLPPKVKKGCFVVSNLVVLYVLWLFFKGSWSMTFLTISRLSPATKIPLGLIYGIGIVSSIAMGGIVLGRLFQTIFKGKYNFKESSEQTKPLDQPHSKVGNY; from the coding sequence ATGTTAAATAAGACGGGAAAAGTGTTGTACCATACGTTAGGTATTACCATATTTATTTGTATAACCGTTATGTTTGTGCTTGTATTTGCAAATGTCATTTTACGTTATGTGTTCAACTCTGGAATCACTTGGTCTTCTGAACTATCACGTTACTTATTTGTCTGGTTGGTCTTTTTAGGTGCTATTGCAGCTTTAAAAGATAACATGCATTTGAGTATGGATATTGTCACTGATCTTTTACCTCCAAAGGTCAAAAAAGGATGCTTTGTTGTTAGTAATCTCGTTGTCTTATATGTATTATGGCTTTTCTTTAAAGGAAGTTGGTCAATGACATTTTTGACAATATCACGCCTCTCACCGGCGACGAAAATACCGCTTGGCCTGATATATGGAATTGGTATTGTATCAAGCATTGCTATGGGTGGGATTGTTTTAGGCAGGCTCTTTCAAACAATTTTCAAAGGTAAATATAATTTCAAAGAAAGTTCTGAGCAGACGAAGCCATTAGATCAACCCCATTCTAAAGTAGGGAACTATTAA
- a CDS encoding tripartite tricarboxylate transporter substrate binding protein produces MKKASLFILTLVLVFGLVLQGCSSTTNEGNNSGNDNGQSSGDYPERDITIVLGWGAGGGTDSFSRAIAKPLSDNLGVNVNVVNKPGASGSIAADYVSKQPADGYTFWAMTTQYPINLAYGKASHKLSEFKPIARVQNDVMTLQVKGGSKYQDIDKLVQAAKDNPGDISIGGSGSTGLYASNVKFLEDAIGADINYVPYSDAGEMHAALLGGHIDAQVEEIGPNISQIKKGKIDVSLVFAKERLEDYPDVPTTVEEGWDLTAGMGRGLMVKKGTPDKVVKAIQKAVKEAQEDEGYLEYEKNNLLDLREGWLDSEGFGKLLNDMLGTYKDLAKEESSH; encoded by the coding sequence ATGAAAAAAGCCAGTCTTTTCATCCTAACATTGGTATTAGTATTCGGGTTAGTCTTGCAAGGATGTAGTAGTACAACGAATGAGGGTAACAATTCGGGTAATGACAACGGTCAATCAAGTGGTGATTATCCTGAAAGGGATATCACAATTGTTCTGGGTTGGGGTGCTGGAGGTGGAACGGATAGCTTTAGTCGCGCCATTGCGAAGCCTCTCAGTGACAATCTAGGCGTTAACGTTAATGTTGTTAATAAACCAGGAGCATCTGGATCTATTGCAGCCGATTACGTCAGCAAGCAACCGGCTGATGGCTATACATTTTGGGCGATGACAACCCAATATCCGATTAATTTGGCCTATGGAAAAGCCTCACATAAGTTATCAGAATTTAAGCCGATCGCACGTGTTCAAAATGATGTTATGACCCTTCAAGTTAAAGGGGGCAGCAAGTATCAGGATATTGACAAGTTAGTTCAGGCAGCTAAAGACAATCCGGGAGACATTTCAATTGGCGGAAGCGGATCAACAGGATTGTACGCATCGAATGTTAAATTTTTAGAAGATGCTATAGGGGCTGATATTAACTACGTTCCCTATTCAGATGCGGGTGAAATGCACGCGGCCTTGTTAGGCGGACATATTGATGCACAAGTAGAAGAGATTGGACCGAACATTTCACAGATCAAAAAAGGAAAAATTGATGTGAGTCTCGTTTTTGCTAAAGAAAGATTGGAAGATTACCCAGATGTTCCTACAACAGTGGAAGAAGGATGGGACTTAACGGCAGGTATGGGCAGAGGATTGATGGTGAAAAAAGGGACACCTGATAAAGTCGTCAAAGCCATACAGAAGGCTGTAAAGGAAGCGCAGGAAGATGAAGGCTACCTTGAGTATGAAAAGAATAACCTTCTGGACTTAAGGGAAGGTTGGCTGGATTCGGAAGGATTTGGCAAGTTACTCAATGATATGCTTGGTACTTATAAGGATCTCGCAAAAGAAGAATCATCTCATTAA
- a CDS encoding tripartite tricarboxylate transporter TctB family protein encodes MSNLMIAVVTILFSGFYLRQTFTTAGPGSQDKFIDSMFWPQLLLCLMLLLGFVLLLKAVREIKQEKGYVGGETEASGDESSETALFKHRFWLVFIIILLYVPAIQILGFVIATPIVILLTAGIMGMVKWRNRIVTAVIASACLIMIFPIALNVPMPRGAGLFRGLSLFFY; translated from the coding sequence ATGTCAAATTTGATGATCGCAGTGGTGACGATTTTGTTTTCTGGTTTTTATCTTAGGCAAACATTCACAACTGCAGGGCCTGGAAGTCAGGATAAGTTCATTGATTCGATGTTTTGGCCACAACTTTTGCTATGTCTCATGTTGCTGTTGGGGTTTGTTCTTTTACTGAAAGCTGTAAGAGAGATAAAGCAGGAAAAGGGATATGTGGGCGGAGAAACAGAGGCATCCGGCGATGAGAGCAGTGAAACGGCTTTATTTAAACATAGATTTTGGCTTGTGTTTATAATCATCCTTCTTTATGTACCAGCGATTCAAATATTGGGGTTTGTTATAGCCACGCCTATTGTTATTTTATTAACCGCCGGAATCATGGGAATGGTAAAATGGCGCAACCGTATCGTTACGGCTGTTATAGCTAGTGCCTGTCTAATCATGATATTCCCTATTGCTCTGAATGTCCCAATGCCAAGAGGAGCTGGTCTATTTAGAGGCTTAAGTCTGTTTTTCTATTAA